The Azospirillum baldaniorum genome segment CTCCTTGGCCGCCCTCACGCCCGGTGCGGCCCGCGCAGCCGATCCGGTGAAGCTGGAGGTCGGCTACATCCCCATCCTCGCCGCCGCTCCGCTGTTCATCCTGGAAGGGGAAGGCTGGGCGCGCGAGGCGGGCATCGACCTGAAGCTGACCAAGTTCGAATCCGGCCCGCACGCGATCCAGGCGATGGCCGCCGGCAAGATCGACCTGCTCTACGCCGGCGTCGCCCCGGTCCTGGTCGCCCGCTCGAAGGGCGCGGACGTGTCGGTGATCGCCAACTCGGCGGTCGAGGAGATGGTCGTCGCCAGCCGCGGCGAGTTCGCCAAGGCGCTGGGCGGCAAGGCCACCGCGGAGTCCATCGCGAAGTTCGTCGCCGACGGCGGCCGCAAGGTCAAGATCGGCACGCAGCCGCCGGGCTCGGTCCCGGACACGGTGCTGCGCCACTGGCTGTTCAAGGTGGTGAAGGCCGACCCGGCGAACGTGGAGATCATCTCCATGGGCATCGAGAAGACCCAGCAGGCCCTGCTCGCCGGCGCCCTCGACGCCGCCACCATTCGTGAGCCGACGGTGACCGTGACCCAGAAGGTCGATCCGAACGTCGGCCTGCTCGCCACCGGCGCGGAGATGTTCCCGAACCAGCCCGGCACCGTCATCGCGGTCCGCGGCCCGGTCGCCAAGGAGCATGGCGAGGCGCTGACCCGCCTGCTCAAGGCGCACATCCGCGCCGTGGACCTGATCGCCAAGGACCCGGCCCGCTCCGCCAAGGTCGCCAACGAGTATCTCGGCAAGGGCCTGATGGAGCCGGCCACGCTGGAGGCCGCCTTCCGCTCGCCGGGGTCCAAGTTCGTCGCTGACCCGCACGGCGTGGTCCCGGCGGTCGAGCAGATGATGGCCTACGCCAAGGAGATCGGCTCCGCCGAAGGCACCGTCCCGGTGGCGGAGGCGTTCGACTTCCGCTTCTACGACGCGGCCGCCGCGAAGTAAGCGCGATGCGTCAGCCGCTGAAGCTTCACAGCTCCATCGCCCTGTCGGCGCTCGGCGTCGGCGCTTTCCTGCTCGCCTGGGAAGCGCTGGCGCGCAGCGGCATCGTGCCTTCCGGCCTGCTGCCGTCGCCCAGCGCCGTGCCCGGCGCCTTCCTGGCGGAGTTCCGGTCCGGCACTTGGCAGGCGATGGTCTTCGCCAGTCTGTCGCACTACCTGTCGGGGCTGGCGCTCGGCACCGTCCTGGGCATCACCTTCGGCACCGCGGCGGCGACCTGGGGCATCTGGGATGCCTTCCAAGCCTGGGTGGTGCGCATGCTGCGCCCCATCCCGTCCATCGCCTGGATTCCCTTCGCCATCATCTGGTTCGGCGTCAGCAAGTCGGCGGCGACCTTCCTGATCGCGCTGACGGTCTTCTGGATCAACTACTACGCCACCTACAGCGCGGTGCGCGGGGTGGACAAGGACCTGATCGAACTCGGCCACGCCTTCGGGCAGGGCGGGCTGATCCCGCGCCTGTTCAAGATCGTCCTGCCCGGCGCACTGCCGGGCATCCTGGCCGGCGTGCGCGCCGGGCTGGGGCAGGGCTGGATGACGGTGGTGGCGGCGGAGCTGTTCGGCATCTCCGGCCTGGGCGCGCGCATGTCCGACGCCTCCGGCCTGCTCGCCACGCACATCGTCGTGCTCTACATGGTCACCATCGCGGCGCTCTACGGCGTGTGCGACTTCCTGTTCATGCAGGTTCAGCAGCGGGTGCTCGCATGGCAAAAGTAAACGGCTCCGCTGTGATCGATTTGAAGGGCGTCGCCATCGGCTACGGCGCCGAGGCCCCGCCGGTCCTGGTGGACGTCGACCTGTCCATCGAGCGCGGCAGCTTCGTCGCCATCGTCGGGCCGTCCGGCGTCGGCAAGTCGACCCTGCTGCGCGTCGTTGCCGGGCTGCACACGGCGCGCGCCGGTGCCGTGACCATTCACGAGACGAAGAAGCCGGGCCACCGTCCGGTCAGCCTCGTCTTCCAGGACGCCCGCCTGCTGCCCTGGCGGCGGGTCGCCAAGAACGTCCGCTTCGGCCTGGAGGGGCTGCCGATCTCCACCGCCGAGCGGGAGGAGCGGGTGGCCGCCGCGCTGCGCCTCGTCCGGCTGGACGATTACGGCCGGCGCTGGCCCTACGAGCTGTCGGGCGGCCAGCGCCAGCGCGTCGGCATCGCCCGCGCCCTGGCCGTCGATCCCGACATCCTGCTGATGGACGAGCCGTTTGGCGCGCTCGACGCCATCACGCGGCACGGCCTTCAGGACGAACTGCTGCGCATCCACCGCGAGACCGGCAAGACCGTGCTGTTCGTCACGCACGACCTGGAGGAGGCGGTGCATCTCGCCGACCGCATCATCGTGCTGGGCGGCAGCCCGGCGCGCATCGTCCAGGATGTCCGCAACGAGCCGGGCCGCGACAGCGGCGGTTTCCGCGAGCAGGTGGAGCAGCTGCGGTCGGGGATCGCGGACAATTACAGCATTTGAGGGTAGGGGGGTCGTGTAGGGCCCCCCTCCCGACCTCCCCCCGCTCCGCAGGGGGAGGAGAAAAGCCCTCCCTTGCGAAGCGGGGGAGGGTTGGGTGGGGGCCCGACGCGACCACTGAAGCTCCTACGGCGCCACCCGCCGCACGTCCCGTGCCGTCAGATGGACGTTCGCATCCGGGTCCAGCTTGCGGTCCATGATGCGGGCTTCCACCGCCTTGTCGAAGACCGGGCGGTTCAGGCAGACATACTGAAGCGCCTCGTCCGGCTTCGGCAGATGGCCGGCGAGGGTTTGCAAAGCGCGGCGCGGGACGAAGACCCGCCCGTGATACTCCCCGACCTCCACCGCGAACTCCACGGCGTCGGCTTCCTCGTTCCAGGACGGGTCGTCGGGGAACATGAACAGCGGCATCACACCCTCACGCAGAACACATCTCAGTCCAGGATGTAGGTAACATCGTAGCCGCTGCGCTTGAAGCGGGTCTTCAGCAGGGTGCCCTGCGCGTCGAACCACAGGTCGCGCTCCACGTCGCCGGAAATGCGGTGATGCTGCGCCGGCACCGCGCGCCCGCCGACGGTCAGCGTCTCGGTGCCGACGAGGTCGGTGCGCACGCTGTAAGGCTTGCCGTCGATGACCGACAGCAGGGTGGGGCGCTTCAGCACCTCCGGGGTCCACAGCGTCAGGGGCAGGGCGTCGGCGCCGGTTTCGCCCGTCTTGCCATCCACCGTGACGGAGTAACCGCCGCCGGTCCGCAACATGCGGATGGTGTGGGGCGTGCCGTCGTCGTCGGTCTGGGCACTCATGGATTCGAGCGTCCGGCCCTTCCAGACCTCTTCCCGCTTGTGATCGTAGCGGAAGTTGATGAACAGCACCTTCACCCGCGTCGAGGCGGTGACGGCGACCTTGGTCACCTCGCCCTGGGGCTCCAGCCGGACGGTTTCGCTGCCCACCGGATCGTCGCCCATCAGGATCCGGTAAGTCAGCGTGCGCGGCTCGGCGGCGTGGGCCGCGGTCGCGGAGAGCAGCAGGCCGGCGGCCGCCAGCGCCGCGCGCAGGGCGTGCGTCATGGATGTTCCCTCCCTGTGTTCGCCCTTTGTGGTCGTTGTGCGGCGGCGGCTTATGGTGCCGCCGTCCGGTTCCGTCGCCCGGTCGCAGGCGCTCAGTCGTCGAGAAGCTGCGCCAGTTTCATGGCGACGCCCATCGAGCCGTCCACCTTCAGCTTGCCCATGGTGAAGGCCAGCATCGGGTTCAGCCGCCCGTCCATCAGCTTCTTCAGGTTCTCGGCGGAGATGCGGATGGTGCAGTCGGGATCGGCGTCCCCGGCATCCTCCCGCGCGATGGCGACGGGCGTCTCGCGGGCGTTGACCCGCACCGCCTCGCCGTCCTCCAGCGCGAAGCGGACGTCGGCCTTCAGGCTGCGGAAGCTGGTGGAGCGGGACTGGAGTTCGCGCAGGATGTCCTCAACCATGGATCAGTCTCTCTCCCCTGGATTCGTGTTCATCGGATCTTGACAGTAGGTAGAGTTTACGTTTACGTCAACGTCATAACCAAAAGGTTTTCGGCGCCACAACGATCCGGGAACCATCAAATCAATCGAGGGGAGTGAAACCATGCCGACCGCCGCCGCGCCCGGAATCCCATCGCCCCGCACCGCCTTCCGCCGTCGTTTGTCCTGACCGCTGCGCAGCCGGGAGGATCGGAGATGACCGAGAATCTTGCGCGCCGGGGCGGCATCGGGGACGACAGGCCGGCCCATCCCTGGCTGGTGCATTACCCCGAAGGCATCGCCTGGGACCAGCCGATCCCCGTGATGCCGCTGGCCGAGCTGTTCGAGGAGGCCGCCCGCCGCTACGCCGACCGTCCCTGCCTGGACTTCCTGGGCCGCCGCTACCGCTACGCGGAGGTGCTGGGGCTGGTGAACCGGGCGGCCAAGGGCTTCGCGACGATGGGCGTGAAGCCGGGTGTGCGGGTGGGGCTGTGCCTGCCGAACACGCCGACCTACGTGATCGCCTATTTCGCGATTCTGAAGGCCGGCGGCACGGTGGTGAACTACAACCCACTCTATGTCGAGCGGGAGTTGGAGCACCAGATCGAGGATTCCGGGACCGAGATCATGGTCACGCTCGATCTGAAGCAGATTCATCCGCGCATCGAGGCGATGCTGGACCGCACGCGGCTGAAGACGGTGGTCGTCTGCCGCATGGCCTCCATCCTGTCCCCAGTGAAGAGCGTGCTGTTCCGTGTGTTGAAGCGCAGCGAGCTGGCCAGCATCCCGCAGGACGGGCGGCATGTGGATTTCGACGCGCTGCTCGCCAACGACGGCGTGATGCCGCCGGTGCGGCTGGACCCGCGGCGCGACGTGGCGGTGCTGCAATACACCGGCGGGACCACCGGCGTGCCCAAGGGGGCGATGCTGACCCATGCCAACCTCGTGGCCAACGCCCGGCAGGTGCAGGCCTGGTTCCCCGGCATGGCGCTGGGGAAGGAGCGGATGCTCGCCGTCCTGCCCTTCTTCCACGTCTTCGCCATGACGGTGATCCTGAACATGGGGCTGGCGGCGGGGGCGGAGCTGGTCATGCTGCCGCGCTTCGACACGCTGCAGGTCCTGAAGACCATCGCGCGGCGCAAGCCCACGCTGCTGCCTGGCGTGCCGACCATGTACAAGGCGCTGCTGAGCCATCCCGACGTGGCGCGCCATCCGATGCGGTCGATCCGCTATTGCATCTCCGGCGGGGCGCCGCTGCCGATGGAGCTGAAGCGCCGGTTCGAGGAGGCCACCGGCTGCGTGCTGGTCGAGGGCTATGGTCTCAGCGAGGCGTCGCCGGTCTGCGCCTGCAACCCGCTGACCGGGGTGAACAAGGAGGGCTCCATCGGCCTGCCTCTGCCCGGCATCATGGTGCAGATCCGCGCGCTGGACGATCCCGACCGCGTGTTGCCGCCCGGCGAGAAGGGGCAGGTCGTGCTGTCCGGCCCCAACGTCATGGCCGGCTATTGGAACAAGGACGAGGAGAGCCGGCGCACGATCGTCGGCGGCTGGCTGTTCACCGGCGACGTCGGGGTGATGGACGAGGACGGCTACGTCTTCCTGCTCGACCGGCTCAAGGACCTGATCCTCTGCGGCGGCTACAACGTCTATCCGCGCGTGATCGAGGAGGCCATCTACCATCACCCGGACGTGGTCGCCGTCTGCGTCATCGGCGTCCCCGACGACTA includes the following:
- a CDS encoding ABC transporter substrate-binding protein, producing MTALTRRSAMLAVAAVASLAALTPGAARAADPVKLEVGYIPILAAAPLFILEGEGWAREAGIDLKLTKFESGPHAIQAMAAGKIDLLYAGVAPVLVARSKGADVSVIANSAVEEMVVASRGEFAKALGGKATAESIAKFVADGGRKVKIGTQPPGSVPDTVLRHWLFKVVKADPANVEIISMGIEKTQQALLAGALDAATIREPTVTVTQKVDPNVGLLATGAEMFPNQPGTVIAVRGPVAKEHGEALTRLLKAHIRAVDLIAKDPARSAKVANEYLGKGLMEPATLEAAFRSPGSKFVADPHGVVPAVEQMMAYAKEIGSAEGTVPVAEAFDFRFYDAAAAK
- a CDS encoding ABC transporter permease; translated protein: MRQPLKLHSSIALSALGVGAFLLAWEALARSGIVPSGLLPSPSAVPGAFLAEFRSGTWQAMVFASLSHYLSGLALGTVLGITFGTAAATWGIWDAFQAWVVRMLRPIPSIAWIPFAIIWFGVSKSAATFLIALTVFWINYYATYSAVRGVDKDLIELGHAFGQGGLIPRLFKIVLPGALPGILAGVRAGLGQGWMTVVAAELFGISGLGARMSDASGLLATHIVVLYMVTIAALYGVCDFLFMQVQQRVLAWQK
- a CDS encoding ABC transporter ATP-binding protein, with the protein product MAKVNGSAVIDLKGVAIGYGAEAPPVLVDVDLSIERGSFVAIVGPSGVGKSTLLRVVAGLHTARAGAVTIHETKKPGHRPVSLVFQDARLLPWRRVAKNVRFGLEGLPISTAEREERVAAALRLVRLDDYGRRWPYELSGGQRQRVGIARALAVDPDILLMDEPFGALDAITRHGLQDELLRIHRETGKTVLFVTHDLEEAVHLADRIIVLGGSPARIVQDVRNEPGRDSGGFREQVEQLRSGIADNYSI
- a CDS encoding DUF1488 family protein produces the protein MPLFMFPDDPSWNEEADAVEFAVEVGEYHGRVFVPRRALQTLAGHLPKPDEALQYVCLNRPVFDKAVEARIMDRKLDPDANVHLTARDVRRVAP
- a CDS encoding DUF6134 family protein, whose product is MTHALRAALAAAGLLLSATAAHAAEPRTLTYRILMGDDPVGSETVRLEPQGEVTKVAVTASTRVKVLFINFRYDHKREEVWKGRTLESMSAQTDDDGTPHTIRMLRTGGGYSVTVDGKTGETGADALPLTLWTPEVLKRPTLLSVIDGKPYSVRTDLVGTETLTVGGRAVPAQHHRISGDVERDLWFDAQGTLLKTRFKRSGYDVTYILD
- a CDS encoding SCP2 sterol-binding domain-containing protein, whose product is MVEDILRELQSRSTSFRSLKADVRFALEDGEAVRVNARETPVAIAREDAGDADPDCTIRISAENLKKLMDGRLNPMLAFTMGKLKVDGSMGVAMKLAQLLDD
- a CDS encoding long-chain-fatty-acid--CoA ligase → MTENLARRGGIGDDRPAHPWLVHYPEGIAWDQPIPVMPLAELFEEAARRYADRPCLDFLGRRYRYAEVLGLVNRAAKGFATMGVKPGVRVGLCLPNTPTYVIAYFAILKAGGTVVNYNPLYVERELEHQIEDSGTEIMVTLDLKQIHPRIEAMLDRTRLKTVVVCRMASILSPVKSVLFRVLKRSELASIPQDGRHVDFDALLANDGVMPPVRLDPRRDVAVLQYTGGTTGVPKGAMLTHANLVANARQVQAWFPGMALGKERMLAVLPFFHVFAMTVILNMGLAAGAELVMLPRFDTLQVLKTIARRKPTLLPGVPTMYKALLSHPDVARHPMRSIRYCISGGAPLPMELKRRFEEATGCVLVEGYGLSEASPVCACNPLTGVNKEGSIGLPLPGIMVQIRALDDPDRVLPPGEKGQVVLSGPNVMAGYWNKDEESRRTIVGGWLFTGDVGVMDEDGYVFLLDRLKDLILCGGYNVYPRVIEEAIYHHPDVVAVCVIGVPDDYRGQSPKAFVQLKPDASLTAERLKDFLRDKISRIEMPKLIEFRAELPKTAVGKLSKKELIAESLQKPEG